A single window of Brachyhypopomus gauderio isolate BG-103 unplaced genomic scaffold, BGAUD_0.2 sc557, whole genome shotgun sequence DNA harbors:
- the LOC143506858 gene encoding uncharacterized protein LOC143506858: protein MCVVLSEHQVQRHRVNLKRVSSSTFHPTSAILKMTLRDSMPVVLINSNCSCVAGCGICNHLVALLFQTAHYSESGMSVVPPVLSCTQTEQKWHKPPTMGVKPGPVDAMVVLKPKPGATTASGVSTLFKGYSGELPHPATLNPGPVYAGMKADSLPLICTMNISPDKPLVDSIFGKIQVGSVLSYQQPPHPSDSVVIHEDAPPFPSLPLECYHLSPPEYSFVPTHQEQLHLSSLSVTLSQSHLIEEATRSQSATPEWHSLRRERVTASHFREVSHVRGPGAAESLAERIIRGTRQTAHMKRGLEMETGALKDYAVLKNLNLTKCGLVIHPDASWLGASPDGLVCDPLERPSFGLVEIKCPNAQSYAYTD, encoded by the exons atgtgcgtcgtattgtcagagcatcaagtacaacgccacagagtaaacttgaaaagggtttcaagttctacgtttcatcctacctctgcaattttgaag atgacattacgtgattcaatgccagttgtgctcattaacagcaactgctcttgtgttgctggttgcggaatctgcaaccacttggttgcattgcttttccagactgctcattattctgaatctggcatgtctgtcgtgcctcctgtcctttcatgcacacagacagaacagaagtggcataaaccaccaacaatg ggggtgaagcctggacccgtggatgccatggttgtcctaaagccaaaaccaggtgctactacagccagtggagttag tacacttttcaagggctacagcggtgagctcccacacccggccaccctcaatcctggaccagtctacgctggaatgaaagcagattctcttccactcatctgcacaatgaacatctcgcctgacaagccacttgtagactccatctttgggaagatacaagttggcagtgtactgtcctatcaacaaccaccacatccatctgacagtgttgtcatacatgaggatgcacccccattcccgagtctgccactagaatgttaccatctaagcccacctgaatattcatttgtgccaacacaccaagaacagctacacctaagctcactttctgtgaccttgtcacagtcacaccttattgaggaggcaacaagatcccaaagtgctacacctgagtggcattcacttaggagagaaagagtgactgcctcacatttcagagaggtgagccacgttagaggtccaggtgctgcagaaagcctggcagaaaggataatccgagggacacgacaaacagcacacatgaagaggggacttgaaatggaaacgggggccttaaaggactatgcagttctgaaaaacttgaacttgaccaagtgtgggctagtgattcatccagatgcatcttggctgggtgcatcacctgatggacttgtatgtgacccacttgagcgtccatcatttgggcttgttgaaattaagtgcccaaatgcacaaagctat gcctacacagattga
- the LOC143506859 gene encoding uncharacterized protein LOC143506859 → MCVVLSEHQVQRHRVHLKRVSSSTFHPTSAILKMTLRDSMPVVLINSNCSCVAGCGICNHLVALLFQTAHYSESGMSVVPPVLSCTQTEQKWHKPPTMGVKPGPVDAMVVLKPKPGATTASGVSTLFKGYSGELPHRATLNPGPVYAGMKADSLPLICTMNISAFCRKPGRKDNPRDTTNSTHEEGT, encoded by the exons atgtgcgtcgtattgtcagagcatcaagtacaacgccacagagtacacttgaaaagggtttcaagttctacgtttcatcctacctctgcaattttgaag atgacattacgtgattcaatgccagttgtgctcattaacagcaactgctcttgtgttgctggttgcggaatctgcaaccacttggttgcattgcttttccagactgctcattattctgaatctggcatgtctgtcgtgcctcctgtcctttcatgcacacagacagaacagaagtggcataaaccaccaacaatg ggggtgaagcctggacccgtggatgccatggttgtcctaaagccaaaaccaggtgctactacagccagtggagttag tacacttttcaagggctacagcggtgagctcccacaccgggccaccctcaatcctggaccagtctacgctggaatgaaagcagattctcttccactcatctgcacaatgaacatctctgcattctgcagaaagcctggcagaaaggataatccgagggacacgacaaacagcacacatgaagaggggacttga